In a single window of the Pseudorca crassidens isolate mPseCra1 chromosome 9, mPseCra1.hap1, whole genome shotgun sequence genome:
- the LOC137229684 gene encoding large ribosomal subunit protein eL43, with the protein MAKRTKKVGIVGKYGTRYGASLRKMVKKIEISQHAKYTCSFCGKTKMKRRAVGIWHCGSCMKTVAGGAWTYNTTSAVTVKSAIRRLKELKDQ; encoded by the coding sequence ATGGCGAAACGCACCAAGAAGGTCGGAATCGTGGGCAAATACGGGACCCGTTATGGTGCCTCCCTGAGGAAAATggtgaagaaaattgaaatcagtcAGCACGCCAAGTACACTTGCTCCTTCTGTGGCAAGACCAAGATGAAGAGACGAGCTGTGGGCATTTGGCACTGTGGTTCCTGCATGAAAACGGTAGCTGGTGGTGCGTGGACCTACAACACCACTTCTGCCGTCACAGTAAAGTCTGCCATCAGAAGACTGAAGGAATTGAAGGACCAGTAG